In Candidatus Methanomethylophilus alvi Mx1201, a genomic segment contains:
- a CDS encoding 1-(5-phosphoribosyl)-5-[(5-phosphoribosylamino)methylideneamino]imidazole-4-carboxamide isomerase: protein MIVIPAVDVLDHKVVQLVGGVPGSQQVVLPDISETAAKWVSLGAPYLHLVDLDAAFGKEDNSDAFCKVIKECGVPCEVGGGIRSETQIRKYVDAGVDRVIVGTKAVKEPEWLAEMAMKFPGKLVLGLDMKGGKISIKGWQEEVNTSLSSVFEQISKLPLAGVLNTNIDVEGQGKGVDVEANTRFIDACPHDVIVSGGVTTEDDSKVMSEAGAVAAVVGMAIYKGVMKPWEWDTPWEA, encoded by the coding sequence ATGATAGTGATCCCGGCGGTGGATGTCCTCGACCACAAGGTCGTGCAACTCGTGGGGGGAGTGCCAGGATCACAGCAGGTGGTCCTTCCGGACATATCGGAGACGGCCGCCAAATGGGTGTCCCTGGGTGCCCCGTACCTTCATCTCGTCGACCTCGATGCCGCCTTCGGCAAGGAGGACAACTCCGATGCATTCTGCAAGGTCATAAAGGAATGCGGCGTCCCTTGCGAGGTCGGCGGCGGCATAAGGTCCGAGACCCAGATAAGGAAATACGTGGATGCCGGAGTAGACAGGGTGATCGTCGGTACCAAGGCCGTCAAGGAACCCGAGTGGCTGGCGGAGATGGCGATGAAGTTCCCCGGAAAGCTTGTGCTGGGTCTTGATATGAAAGGAGGGAAGATCTCCATCAAGGGCTGGCAGGAGGAGGTCAATACCTCTCTGTCATCGGTATTCGAGCAGATCTCCAAACTTCCATTGGCCGGTGTCCTCAACACCAACATAGATGTCGAAGGTCAGGGCAAGGGTGTGGATGTGGAGGCCAACACCAGATTCATCGACGCATGCCCCCACGACGTCATCGTATCCGGCGGTGTGACCACGGAGGACGATTCCAAGGTCATGTCCGAGGCCGGGGCCGTCGCAGCGGTGGTCGGGATGGCAATATATAAAGGCGTCATGAAGCCCTGGGAATGGGATACCCCCTGGGAAGCGTAA
- the carB gene encoding carbamoyl-phosphate synthase large subunit has product MRKDYKKLMVIGSGPIVIGQAAEFDFSGSQACRSLREEGYKTILVNSNPATIQTDPETADKVYIEPMQADMVAKIIEKEGVDGIVSGMGGQTALNICSELAEKGYLEKYGAKLVGTQPEAIARSEDRELFKETMEQIGEPVPKSMPANSIQEALEAVKYIGKYPVLVRPAYTLGGTGGGIAYNEAELVDICARGLAYSRIHQVLIEESVLGWKEFEYEVMRDSKDNCIIVCNMENLDAMGIHTGESIVCAPCLTLSDEDHQRFRTASLKIIRALGIEGGCNVQFALDPVTKDYRVIEVNPRVSRSSALASKATGYPIARVATKIAVGYTLDEIPNKITGNTYAAFEPTIDYIVVKIPRWPFDKFRTVDRHLGTQMKSTGEMMSIGRTFEEALLKGLRSLEIGVDGLDPVDMTDEEIHEEFRNATDRRIFAIGEALRRGWKVEDIAKETCWDIFFVKKLRNIVDMENRLRNEELTDDLLKAAKNMGFADMTIARLVKKDHWDIRSMREKAGIVPVYKMVDTCAAEFAAETPYFYSTYNGVSSEVPANDEKKRVVLIGGGPIRIGQGIEFDYCCVHGVMALQEEGVEAIMINNNPETVSTDYDISDRLYFEPLELEDVLNIIKEEKADGVICQYGGQTSVNLAIDVEKGLKGTKTKVLGTSPDQMDVAEDRKRFTDLMRKLGIKQPKSGTAYSYEEAEKIAEDIEYPVLVRPSYVLGGRGMEIVYSAEELKTYMDTAVKVSRNHPVLIDKYLTEAIEIDVDSVCDGEDVYIGGIMEHIEYAGCHSGDATMVLPPFTLPQKAIDEIVEINTKVALSLNIVGLMNLQLAYKDGEIWMIEANPRASRTVPFISKATGVPLAKIGVKVMLGRKLKEFGLKGYRAIDHYAIKASVFPFLKLPGVDSILTPEMKSTGEVMGIDADFDTAAYKAFAAAGNELPTSGGVYFTVNDHDKPAALEIAKELVQMGFKIYATKGTSTYFREHGVENTACFKNDENMKPNAIGLMRDGDINLVINTPSQHSGAVRDGHRMRRLAVELEIPFITTINGAKVAVGAIKVGRKNEIGVKSMQEFHGLV; this is encoded by the coding sequence GTGAGGAAAGATTACAAGAAGCTCATGGTCATCGGTTCCGGTCCCATCGTGATCGGACAGGCCGCGGAGTTCGATTTCTCCGGATCCCAGGCCTGCAGGTCCCTCCGCGAGGAGGGTTACAAGACGATCCTCGTCAACTCCAACCCCGCCACCATACAGACGGATCCCGAGACCGCCGACAAGGTCTACATAGAGCCCATGCAGGCGGACATGGTCGCCAAGATCATCGAGAAGGAAGGAGTGGACGGCATAGTATCCGGTATGGGCGGACAGACCGCCCTCAACATCTGCTCCGAACTGGCGGAGAAGGGATACCTCGAGAAGTACGGGGCCAAGCTCGTCGGTACGCAGCCCGAGGCCATCGCCCGGTCCGAGGACAGGGAGCTGTTCAAGGAGACCATGGAACAGATCGGCGAGCCCGTTCCCAAGAGCATGCCCGCCAATTCCATACAGGAGGCCCTCGAGGCGGTCAAATACATCGGGAAATACCCCGTGCTCGTAAGACCCGCCTACACCCTCGGAGGGACCGGCGGAGGTATCGCATACAACGAAGCGGAGCTCGTGGACATCTGCGCCAGGGGACTGGCCTACAGCCGCATCCATCAGGTCCTCATCGAGGAGAGCGTCCTCGGATGGAAGGAGTTCGAGTACGAGGTCATGAGGGACTCCAAGGACAACTGCATCATCGTCTGCAACATGGAGAACCTCGACGCGATGGGTATCCACACCGGGGAATCCATCGTCTGCGCCCCCTGCCTCACCCTGTCCGACGAGGACCACCAGAGGTTCAGGACCGCCTCCCTCAAGATCATCCGCGCCCTCGGGATAGAGGGCGGATGCAACGTCCAGTTCGCCCTGGACCCCGTCACCAAGGACTACCGCGTCATCGAGGTCAACCCCCGTGTGTCGCGCTCGTCCGCACTGGCATCCAAAGCCACGGGATACCCCATCGCGAGGGTCGCCACCAAGATCGCCGTCGGATACACCCTCGACGAGATACCCAACAAGATCACCGGCAACACCTACGCCGCCTTCGAACCCACCATCGACTACATCGTAGTGAAGATCCCCCGCTGGCCCTTCGACAAGTTCAGGACCGTCGACAGGCACCTCGGTACCCAGATGAAGTCCACCGGGGAGATGATGTCCATCGGCCGCACCTTCGAGGAGGCCCTCCTCAAAGGACTCAGGAGTCTGGAGATCGGAGTGGACGGCCTCGACCCGGTCGACATGACCGACGAGGAGATCCACGAGGAGTTCAGGAACGCCACGGACAGGAGGATCTTCGCCATCGGGGAGGCCCTCAGAAGAGGATGGAAGGTGGAGGACATCGCCAAGGAGACCTGCTGGGACATCTTCTTCGTCAAGAAGCTCAGGAACATCGTCGACATGGAGAACCGCCTCAGGAACGAGGAACTCACCGACGACCTGCTCAAGGCCGCCAAGAACATGGGCTTCGCCGACATGACCATCGCAAGGCTCGTCAAAAAAGACCACTGGGACATCAGGTCCATGAGGGAGAAGGCCGGAATCGTCCCCGTATACAAGATGGTGGACACCTGCGCCGCCGAGTTCGCCGCCGAGACCCCCTACTTCTACTCCACATACAACGGGGTGTCCTCCGAGGTACCTGCGAACGACGAGAAGAAACGCGTCGTCCTCATAGGAGGAGGACCCATAAGGATCGGACAGGGTATCGAGTTCGACTACTGCTGCGTCCACGGCGTCATGGCCCTCCAGGAGGAAGGCGTCGAGGCCATCATGATCAACAACAACCCCGAGACCGTCTCCACCGACTACGACATCAGCGACAGACTGTATTTCGAGCCCCTCGAGCTCGAGGATGTCCTCAACATCATCAAGGAGGAGAAGGCGGACGGGGTCATATGCCAGTACGGAGGACAGACATCCGTCAACCTCGCCATCGACGTCGAGAAGGGCCTTAAAGGCACCAAGACCAAGGTCCTCGGGACCAGTCCCGACCAGATGGACGTCGCGGAGGACAGGAAGAGGTTCACCGACCTCATGAGGAAACTCGGCATCAAACAGCCCAAGTCCGGGACCGCCTACTCCTACGAGGAGGCGGAGAAGATCGCCGAGGACATCGAGTACCCCGTCCTCGTGAGGCCTTCCTACGTCCTCGGAGGAAGGGGGATGGAGATCGTCTACTCCGCTGAAGAGCTCAAGACCTACATGGACACCGCCGTAAAGGTCTCCAGGAACCACCCCGTCCTCATCGACAAATACCTGACCGAGGCGATAGAGATCGACGTCGACTCCGTCTGCGACGGCGAGGACGTCTACATCGGAGGGATCATGGAACACATCGAGTACGCCGGATGCCACTCCGGTGACGCCACCATGGTCCTGCCTCCGTTCACACTGCCCCAGAAGGCCATCGACGAGATCGTGGAGATCAACACCAAGGTCGCCCTCAGCCTCAACATCGTCGGTCTCATGAACCTCCAGCTCGCCTACAAGGACGGGGAGATATGGATGATCGAGGCCAACCCGAGGGCGTCCAGGACCGTGCCCTTCATATCCAAGGCCACCGGGGTCCCGCTGGCCAAGATCGGCGTCAAGGTCATGCTCGGAAGGAAACTGAAGGAATTCGGCCTCAAGGGATACAGGGCGATAGACCACTACGCCATCAAAGCGTCCGTCTTCCCGTTCCTGAAACTGCCGGGCGTCGACTCCATCCTCACACCCGAGATGAAATCCACCGGAGAGGTAATGGGTATCGATGCGGACTTCGACACCGCCGCCTACAAGGCGTTCGCCGCCGCCGGCAACGAACTCCCCACCTCCGGAGGAGTGTACTTCACCGTCAACGACCACGACAAGCCTGCGGCCCTCGAGATCGCCAAGGAGCTTGTGCAGATGGGATTCAAGATCTATGCGACCAAGGGTACGTCCACCTACTTCAGGGAGCACGGCGTGGAGAACACGGCATGCTTCAAGAACGACGAGAACATGAAGCCCAACGCCATCGGCCTCATGAGGGACGGGGACATCAACCTGGTCATAAACACCCCCTCCCAGCACTCCGGTGCCGTCCGCGACGGACACAGGATGAGGCGTCTCGCCGTCGAACTCGAGATACCTTTCATCACCACCATCAACGGCGCCAAGGTCGCCGTCGGAGCGATAAAGGTCGGCCGTAAGAACGAGATCGGCGTCAAGAGCATGCAGGAGTTCCACGGACTCGTCTGA
- the carA gene encoding glutamine-hydrolyzing carbamoyl-phosphate synthase small subunit yields MARSYLVLEDGTVYEGEPFGYRSDAFGEVVFATGMCGYQESLTDPSYQGQILVMTFPLIGNYGTTDDFYQSDKVHARAVVVREYCKEPSDMYAGKTIDEFLRDNKVPGISGIDTRDLVIKIRNGGTLKGAVTEDRESIPDLVEKLKAAPAPSEGNLVGEVSCKTVQRFDENKEITVGLLDCGEKGGILRDLRSRYNVIMFPYDTPADVIIESKVQGVLLSNGPGDPSHPMILKHTARTVADLSSQLPLFGICFGNQVTALALGGKTYKMKFGHRGCNQPVMYEGRVYITSQNHGFAVDDGSLEGTGLVADQFNVNDRTVEGMRHKDLPIFTSQYHPEASPGPWDTSFLFDRFGKVIKEGHL; encoded by the coding sequence ATGGCAAGAAGTTATTTAGTCCTCGAGGATGGGACGGTCTACGAAGGAGAGCCTTTCGGATACCGTTCCGACGCTTTCGGAGAGGTCGTTTTCGCGACCGGGATGTGCGGTTATCAGGAGAGTCTTACGGACCCGTCCTACCAAGGGCAGATCCTCGTCATGACCTTCCCGCTCATCGGAAACTACGGAACGACCGATGACTTCTACCAGTCCGACAAGGTCCATGCGAGGGCCGTCGTCGTACGCGAATACTGCAAGGAACCCTCCGACATGTATGCCGGAAAGACCATCGACGAGTTCCTGAGGGACAACAAGGTCCCCGGGATATCCGGCATCGACACGAGGGACCTCGTCATCAAGATCAGGAACGGCGGAACGCTCAAGGGCGCCGTCACCGAGGACAGGGAATCCATACCCGACCTCGTGGAGAAGCTGAAGGCCGCACCCGCGCCATCCGAGGGGAACCTCGTCGGGGAGGTCAGCTGCAAGACCGTACAGAGGTTCGACGAGAACAAGGAGATCACCGTAGGCCTCCTCGACTGCGGTGAGAAGGGAGGGATCCTCAGGGACCTCCGCTCGAGATACAATGTCATCATGTTCCCCTACGACACCCCCGCCGACGTCATAATCGAAAGCAAGGTGCAGGGAGTGCTCCTCAGCAACGGTCCGGGAGACCCCTCCCACCCCATGATACTCAAACATACCGCGAGGACCGTCGCCGACCTCTCCTCCCAGCTCCCCCTCTTCGGGATCTGCTTCGGGAACCAGGTCACCGCACTCGCCCTCGGCGGAAAGACATACAAGATGAAGTTCGGACACCGCGGCTGCAACCAGCCCGTGATGTACGAAGGCAGAGTCTACATCACCAGCCAGAACCACGGATTCGCCGTGGACGACGGCTCCCTGGAGGGGACGGGCCTCGTCGCCGACCAGTTCAACGTCAACGACCGCACGGTCGAGGGTATGAGGCATAAGGACCTCCCCATATTCACATCCCAGTACCACCCCGAGGCCTCCCCCGGCCCGTGGGACACCTCCTTCCTGTTCGATAGGTTCGGGAAGGTCATAAAGGAGGGACACCTGTGA
- a CDS encoding mRNA surveillance protein pelota gives MRILGKDGSSGEVKVLPETDDDIWHLYNVICVGDLVTASTTRRDEKADDKLRAERAEKKRMTLGVRVEKIEYDGDGLRMRLLGVIEEGPQDIGQHHTLMIEPGEPLRIGKEHWKQTQMDRLETAARDTVKPRIVFVSLDQDEATVAVLRQSGLKEVVTVRSMRAGKQYDEKGKPFDYHGEIISKLSAVATPDMPLVLLGPGFEKETLADDIKRLPKGTFGSVYVQHTGQSGMVGVNELIKSGMGAAILRESSVGVEMEAVENLMTQIGKNGLATYGPAEVASASEAGAVETLLVLDSVLREKDLDDVVRAVENQKGRVIVVSEDHDAGRQLASLGGVGAILRYAV, from the coding sequence ATGCGCATTCTCGGCAAGGACGGAAGTTCCGGGGAGGTGAAGGTCCTCCCAGAGACGGACGACGACATCTGGCATCTATACAACGTCATCTGCGTCGGCGACCTGGTGACCGCCTCCACCACCCGCCGCGACGAGAAGGCGGACGACAAGCTCCGCGCAGAGAGGGCCGAGAAGAAGAGGATGACCCTCGGCGTCCGTGTCGAGAAGATCGAGTACGACGGCGACGGGCTCCGCATGCGTCTCCTCGGAGTCATAGAGGAGGGTCCGCAGGATATCGGGCAGCACCACACCCTGATGATAGAGCCGGGGGAGCCGCTGCGTATCGGCAAGGAGCACTGGAAACAGACCCAGATGGACAGGTTGGAGACGGCCGCCCGGGACACGGTGAAACCCAGGATAGTGTTCGTCTCGCTGGATCAGGACGAGGCCACCGTGGCCGTCCTCAGGCAGTCCGGTCTGAAGGAGGTCGTCACGGTACGTTCCATGAGGGCCGGTAAGCAGTACGACGAGAAAGGAAAGCCCTTCGATTACCATGGGGAGATAATATCGAAACTGTCCGCGGTCGCCACCCCGGACATGCCCCTGGTCCTCCTGGGTCCCGGTTTCGAGAAGGAGACCCTCGCCGATGACATAAAGCGCCTTCCCAAGGGGACTTTCGGGAGCGTATACGTGCAGCATACGGGGCAGTCCGGCATGGTGGGGGTCAACGAACTCATCAAGAGCGGCATGGGGGCGGCGATCCTCAGGGAATCGTCCGTCGGAGTGGAGATGGAGGCGGTCGAGAACCTCATGACGCAGATAGGGAAGAACGGTCTCGCGACCTACGGTCCCGCGGAGGTTGCCTCGGCATCGGAGGCGGGTGCCGTGGAGACGCTCCTGGTCCTCGACTCCGTCCTCAGGGAGAAGGATTTGGACGACGTCGTCCGTGCGGTGGAGAACCAGAAAGGGCGCGTCATAGTGGTGTCCGAGGACCACGATGCGGGCAGACAGCTCGCCTCCCTCGGCGGTGTCGGTGCGATCCTCCGCTACGCCGTCTGA
- a CDS encoding APC family permease, with translation MSDEVKAAAAPVSNDTLVRSIDWKQGLIIAMGIPILIVPSLCDLSVNLWAMSIAIWVLSVLSGFLLNIPLGEMCATFGVAGIGGSIQHIFRDDEKYKGRKVNYGRMIGSLGAWAYFATWVPVIPIFTIMTGVYINDYFELGFSGSSNTLFYLLLGVLIYGFIIITGRKGLEGGAKAQLILAAITIVPILIIVMVPLFTGDFHMNNITDEVVPVGWKWDGNAILMILGCFTVAQWSAVGWESAATYGAEYKEPSKDVPKALMSCGLLCLFMYFVIAFCMYGALGISGINAAGAATLIPIAESDFGNIGGAVAVVLLIAGMVMIIQTAFLGTARTIQIMAKDGNFPYMFSKTNIYGVPMYAMFFEAAIGFIIILAGITASQILAVSALGFAIALGMCMLAFIKSRRDPRFKDVERVYRAPKWALPGAYFMCIFEFFFMIPGLLYYVYDSMGFGYVIIGICATLLYVPCWIVIQWWNTQKHPNMNTGVMFEKEENPQPKLMGIFAIVGAILLFTSFLASWVQVDLLWTHLFSGYQLLTGDSGDFQAFIPTVALVFGLAVMVLEILNFLKPRGSSKAFTAAALVLSVAALALCAVFCMWDIFGGAVKVADGVYIGMAGAAISTVFTAVQVMGVSGHPISVGRKVAE, from the coding sequence ATGTCTGACGAAGTCAAAGCAGCCGCTGCTCCGGTGTCCAACGACACCCTTGTGAGGAGCATCGACTGGAAACAGGGTCTCATTATCGCCATGGGGATCCCGATCCTGATCGTACCTTCGCTGTGCGATCTCTCGGTGAATCTCTGGGCCATGAGCATAGCCATATGGGTGCTCTCGGTCCTTTCCGGATTCCTTCTGAACATCCCTCTCGGGGAGATGTGCGCCACCTTCGGCGTGGCAGGTATCGGGGGATCCATCCAGCATATCTTCAGGGATGATGAGAAATACAAGGGCAGGAAGGTCAATTACGGCCGTATGATCGGATCCCTCGGGGCCTGGGCGTATTTCGCCACATGGGTGCCGGTCATCCCTATCTTCACCATAATGACCGGTGTCTACATCAACGATTATTTCGAACTCGGATTCTCCGGTTCCTCCAACACGCTGTTCTATCTCCTTCTCGGGGTCCTCATATACGGATTCATCATAATCACGGGAAGGAAAGGTCTCGAGGGAGGTGCGAAGGCCCAGCTGATATTGGCCGCCATCACCATCGTCCCCATCCTGATCATCGTCATGGTCCCCCTCTTCACCGGGGACTTCCACATGAACAACATAACCGACGAAGTAGTCCCAGTAGGATGGAAGTGGGACGGCAACGCGATCCTGATGATCCTCGGATGCTTCACCGTGGCACAGTGGAGTGCCGTCGGATGGGAGTCCGCCGCCACCTATGGTGCGGAGTACAAGGAGCCCAGCAAGGACGTCCCCAAGGCACTGATGTCCTGCGGTCTCCTCTGTCTGTTTATGTACTTCGTGATCGCCTTCTGCATGTACGGGGCCCTCGGCATCTCCGGCATCAACGCCGCAGGCGCCGCGACCCTCATCCCGATCGCCGAGAGCGACTTCGGGAACATCGGAGGAGCGGTCGCCGTCGTCCTCCTGATCGCCGGAATGGTGATGATCATCCAGACCGCGTTCCTCGGAACCGCCAGGACGATCCAGATCATGGCCAAGGACGGGAACTTCCCGTACATGTTCTCCAAGACCAACATCTACGGGGTACCCATGTACGCCATGTTCTTCGAGGCCGCCATCGGATTCATAATCATCCTCGCCGGCATCACCGCATCCCAGATCCTGGCCGTCTCCGCGTTGGGATTCGCCATCGCACTGGGTATGTGCATGCTTGCGTTCATCAAATCCAGGCGCGATCCGCGCTTCAAGGATGTCGAGAGGGTCTACAGGGCGCCCAAATGGGCACTGCCCGGAGCCTACTTCATGTGCATCTTCGAGTTCTTCTTCATGATCCCGGGGCTGCTGTACTACGTATACGACAGCATGGGATTCGGATACGTCATCATCGGTATCTGCGCGACCCTTCTGTACGTCCCCTGCTGGATAGTCATCCAGTGGTGGAACACCCAGAAGCATCCCAACATGAACACCGGTGTCATGTTCGAGAAGGAGGAGAACCCCCAGCCCAAACTCATGGGGATCTTCGCCATCGTGGGGGCCATCCTGCTCTTCACCTCGTTCCTCGCATCGTGGGTGCAGGTGGACCTCCTCTGGACCCACCTCTTCAGCGGATACCAGCTCCTGACCGGCGATTCCGGCGACTTCCAGGCCTTCATACCGACGGTCGCCCTCGTCTTCGGCCTTGCCGTGATGGTCCTCGAGATCCTGAACTTCCTGAAGCCCAGGGGCTCCTCCAAGGCCTTCACGGCCGCCGCCCTCGTCCTGTCCGTAGCTGCTCTGGCACTTTGTGCCGTCTTCTGCATGTGGGACATATTCGGCGGAGCGGTCAAGGTCGCCGACGGAGTGTACATCGGCATGGCCGGCGCCGCCATAAGCACCGTGTTCACGGCCGTCCAGGTCATGGGTGTCAGCGGACACCCCATCAGTGTCGGCCGCAAGGTCGCCGAGTGA
- the nifV gene encoding homocitrate synthase produces the protein MKSYNEVKKLLSKDDVIVCDTTLRDGEQTAGIVFSNLEKYRIAQLLDDAGVQQIESGIPTMGADEKVAVKHIAHMGLNASILGWNRADIHDIETSIDCDVDSVAISMSASDIHIQHKLKKDRQWVLDKVTEAVEFAKEHGLYVSCNGEDASRADMDFLIQFVNTAKEAGADRFRYCDTIGREIPSNCYERIRKIKEATGMEVEMHTHNDFGMATANCIAGIQAGARFLSTTVMGIGERSGNAPLEEAVMTCQLLLDKKTGIEPLKLKTLAEFVSCASGRVITPGKPFLGSNCFAHEAGIHADGIIKDAHNYEPYDPDIMGLERKIVIGKHSGSHTLVNDLAKRGITLDKEESATLLEMVRKAAVGLHRSISSDELYGLYKDMKSGQDPFEDSN, from the coding sequence ATGAAATCTTACAACGAGGTCAAGAAGCTCCTGTCGAAGGACGATGTCATCGTCTGTGACACGACCCTCAGGGACGGCGAGCAGACCGCCGGTATCGTGTTCTCCAACTTAGAGAAATACAGGATCGCCCAGCTTCTGGACGATGCTGGGGTCCAGCAGATCGAGTCGGGTATCCCCACCATGGGGGCCGACGAGAAGGTCGCGGTCAAGCACATCGCACATATGGGTCTCAACGCCTCCATCCTCGGATGGAACAGGGCGGACATCCATGACATCGAGACCAGCATCGATTGCGATGTCGACTCCGTCGCCATCTCAATGTCCGCTTCCGACATACACATCCAGCACAAGCTGAAAAAGGACAGGCAGTGGGTCCTCGACAAGGTCACGGAGGCCGTCGAGTTCGCCAAGGAACACGGACTGTACGTCTCCTGCAACGGGGAGGACGCATCCCGTGCCGACATGGACTTCCTCATCCAGTTCGTCAACACCGCCAAGGAGGCCGGTGCGGACAGGTTCAGGTACTGTGACACCATCGGAAGGGAGATACCCAGCAACTGCTACGAGAGGATCAGGAAGATCAAGGAGGCCACCGGTATGGAGGTGGAGATGCATACCCACAACGACTTCGGTATGGCCACCGCCAACTGCATCGCGGGAATCCAGGCGGGTGCTAGGTTCCTCAGCACCACCGTCATGGGTATCGGAGAGAGGAGCGGTAATGCACCCCTCGAGGAGGCCGTCATGACGTGCCAGCTGCTTCTCGACAAGAAGACGGGTATCGAGCCCCTCAAGCTCAAGACCCTTGCAGAATTCGTATCCTGTGCTTCCGGCAGGGTCATCACTCCCGGAAAGCCCTTCCTCGGAAGCAACTGCTTCGCACACGAGGCCGGCATCCATGCGGACGGTATCATCAAGGACGCCCACAACTACGAGCCTTACGACCCGGACATCATGGGTCTCGAGAGGAAGATCGTCATCGGAAAGCACTCCGGAAGCCACACCCTCGTGAACGACCTCGCCAAGAGGGGCATAACCCTCGACAAGGAGGAATCCGCCACCCTGCTCGAGATGGTCAGGAAGGCGGCCGTCGGACTCCACAGGAGTATATCATCCGACGAGCTCTACGGCCTGTACAAGGACATGAAGTCCGGTCAGGACCCCTTCGAGGACAGCAACTGA
- a CDS encoding exonuclease SbcCD subunit D, whose product MPPSTGGFPLKFLHISDLHIGKSLHGFSLLEDQKYILEEILGIAREHGVDAILVAGDVLDSTRAGEDAFGVYNWFMTQASEFPIYVIPGNHDPAEKLGCCRSLMRDGVHVCGPYCGKAEKHTVEDEYGELNIFLLPYIKTSSVRHFYGDDESISTPEAAFAKTMEASEVDPSARNILVCHQFVVGGGIDLRRSDSEACSIFSWGGADCMSYGVLNDFDYVALGHIHGPQSAGRPEVRYCGSPLKYSESEGPKTATIVEVGEKGHVDIEEVPLVPLRDLICVRGTTDEILAQSDSFGENYVCATVTGDTENAREKLSSRIPNLMHVDYNVDAGRLFDSETAISIEEIRSDDMEGLFSKFYMLMMNSELTESQTEILKEACRRVEEGMQ is encoded by the coding sequence GTGCCCCCGTCAACGGGAGGCTTTCCTCTGAAGTTCCTTCACATCTCCGATCTGCACATAGGTAAGTCATTGCACGGGTTCTCCCTTCTAGAGGACCAGAAGTACATCCTGGAGGAGATCCTCGGGATAGCGCGCGAGCACGGCGTCGATGCGATCTTGGTGGCGGGCGACGTCCTCGACTCCACCCGGGCGGGAGAGGATGCCTTCGGGGTCTACAACTGGTTCATGACCCAGGCGTCGGAATTCCCGATCTATGTGATCCCGGGGAACCACGACCCGGCCGAGAAGCTCGGATGCTGCCGTTCCCTCATGAGGGACGGGGTCCATGTCTGCGGTCCCTATTGCGGAAAGGCGGAGAAACATACGGTCGAGGACGAATACGGGGAGCTGAACATCTTCCTCCTTCCGTACATCAAGACGTCTTCGGTGAGGCACTTCTACGGGGACGACGAATCTATATCGACTCCCGAGGCCGCCTTCGCCAAGACCATGGAGGCCTCCGAGGTGGACCCGTCTGCGAGGAACATCCTCGTGTGCCACCAGTTCGTGGTCGGCGGCGGTATCGACCTGCGGCGCAGCGATTCCGAGGCCTGCTCGATATTCTCGTGGGGAGGGGCCGACTGCATGTCATACGGGGTTCTGAATGATTTCGACTACGTGGCGCTGGGTCATATCCATGGGCCCCAGTCCGCAGGGCGTCCGGAGGTCCGTTACTGCGGATCCCCGCTCAAATATTCCGAGTCGGAAGGTCCCAAGACGGCCACCATAGTGGAGGTCGGGGAGAAGGGGCATGTGGATATCGAGGAGGTGCCCCTCGTCCCTCTGAGGGACCTCATATGTGTCAGAGGGACGACGGATGAGATACTGGCACAATCAGATTCCTTCGGAGAAAACTATGTGTGCGCGACCGTCACGGGCGATACCGAGAACGCCAGGGAGAAGCTTTCCTCGAGGATCCCCAATCTGATGCATGTAGACTACAATGTCGATGCCGGCAGACTTTTCGACAGCGAGACGGCGATCTCCATCGAAGAGATCAGATCCGACGACATGGAGGGGCTGTTCTCCAAATTCTATATGCTGATGATGAACAGCGAGCTCACCGAGTCCCAGACCGAGATCCTGAAAGAGGCCTGCAGGAGGGTGGAGGAGGGGATGCAATGA